The following coding sequences are from one Bufo bufo chromosome 2, aBufBuf1.1, whole genome shotgun sequence window:
- the LOC120991410 gene encoding uncharacterized protein LOC120991410: protein MAFIAYCHTHRHLSVNTIRLYLAGIQHHRMLSDPSAKSIFSNQAIKATLRGIQKASTVVQVRRQPVSGELFRRLSVALDGLPFGQLASIITKAAMYLGFYGFLRPGEFTCGTVNRATLLRRHLTWHADHFILSIPSAKTNQAGPPTEVEFFPMANCWCPIKVLQELLASLQSSALDAPLLPVNGRPLSSAQFVSNIRTLAAGLGYNPSTISGRSFRIGAVSAASSHQVPAHVIRRMGRWRSSCYARYIPNPRVEISRAFRSLAL from the coding sequence ATGGCTTTCATAGCCTATTGCCACACGCACCGGCACCTGTCAGTCAACACCATCAGGCTGTATTTGGCCGGCATTCAGCACCACCGGATGCTCAGTGACCCCTCTGccaaatccattttttccaatcAGGCCATCAAAGCCACCCTCAGGGGCATTCAGAAAGCTAGCACGGTGGTCCAGGTGCGCAGGCAACCGGTGTCAGGTGAGCTTTTCCGCAGATTGTCCGTAGCCCTAGACGGTCTCCCTTTTGGGCAATTGGCGAGCATCATCACCAAGGCAGCCATGTACCTAGGGTTCTATGGGTTCCTTAGGCCCGGGGAGTTCACCTGCGGCACGGTCAATCGAGCGACCCTGCTCAGgcgacatctcacctggcacgcggACCACTTCATACTGTCCATCCCATCAGCCAAGACCAACCAGGCAGGTCCTCCCACCGAGGTAGAGTTTTTCCCTATGGCCAACTGTTGGTGTCCCATTAAGGTGCTACAGGAGCTTCTGGCCTCCCTCCAGTCTTCCGCGTTAGACGCACCATTGCTCCCAGTTAATGGTAGGCCCCTATCTTCGGCCCAGTTTGTCTCCAATATCCGCACCTTGGCGGCAGGACTGGGGTACAACCCCAGCACGATATCCGGACGCTCTTTTCGCATAGGGGCCGTGTCCGCAGCGTCCAGTCATCAGGTTCCGGCACACGTCATCCGCAGGATGGGTCGATGGCGGTCATCCTGCTACGCAAGGTATATTCCCAACCCGCGAGTTGAGATCTCCAGAGCCTTTCGTTCACTGGCTTTATAG